In Microvenator marinus, one genomic interval encodes:
- a CDS encoding serine/threonine-protein kinase, producing MSAARTLVVTKSLSAQSLNPWGIWVFCLATCVAAVGALLITVINVGVQESSTNIATRATISLVQVGLAIAYAMAVRHEKRWVDGKGILVFLAYALMEIAFCPLGSVPFVIFPLILYPLVEERRQTFVLFVAGLLLILTISSGYVSEMLGFIAEVHLSALARHSIFFGIGGGLALGLNRYLIGLKHVVDELDQNIAELGSYALLEKLGTGGMGEVWRAEHRLLKRPAAVKLIRKERLIGDDDNPERERIAVARFEREAQMTARLTSPHTVKLYDYGRSDSDGLYYAMELLHGMDLENLVTNYGRLPQERVRHLLMQLCDSLHEAHAHGLIHRDIKPANIYICQQGLKLDFVKVLDFGLAIEEQDFQSGDRLTVKGKITGSPTTMAPEQAFGESVDARADIYAIGCVAFYALTGRHVFRAASPREMLMKHVKSLPELPSTMAEITPEFEALILKCLAKERADRPQSASELHDALEALVLPGTWTQSSARAWYKENKIKIVEDAS from the coding sequence ATGTCAGCAGCCCGCACGCTCGTTGTCACAAAGTCGCTTAGCGCTCAAAGCCTCAATCCATGGGGTATTTGGGTCTTTTGTCTGGCGACTTGTGTTGCTGCGGTTGGTGCGCTTTTGATCACGGTCATTAACGTCGGTGTTCAAGAAAGTTCGACCAATATCGCCACACGAGCGACGATAAGCCTTGTTCAAGTAGGTTTGGCGATTGCCTATGCGATGGCCGTCCGGCACGAAAAGCGTTGGGTAGACGGAAAAGGGATTCTTGTCTTTTTGGCGTATGCCTTGATGGAGATCGCGTTCTGTCCGCTCGGAAGCGTGCCTTTCGTGATTTTCCCTCTCATCCTCTACCCGCTCGTTGAGGAACGGCGTCAAACCTTCGTACTTTTTGTAGCTGGCCTGCTTTTGATTTTGACGATATCGAGCGGCTATGTTTCAGAGATGTTGGGTTTCATCGCTGAGGTTCACCTGAGTGCGCTCGCAAGGCACTCAATATTTTTTGGGATAGGCGGTGGACTTGCGTTGGGGCTAAATCGATACCTCATAGGCCTCAAACATGTGGTCGACGAGCTCGACCAGAACATCGCGGAGCTAGGCAGTTATGCACTCCTTGAAAAGCTTGGGACCGGGGGCATGGGGGAGGTCTGGCGCGCGGAACATCGACTCTTGAAGCGACCGGCGGCAGTGAAGTTGATTCGCAAGGAGCGATTGATTGGGGATGATGATAACCCCGAGCGCGAAAGAATTGCCGTGGCTCGATTCGAGCGCGAGGCTCAAATGACAGCCCGTCTTACCTCGCCGCATACCGTCAAACTCTACGACTACGGACGCTCAGATTCCGACGGCCTCTACTATGCCATGGAGCTTTTGCACGGGATGGACCTCGAGAATCTGGTCACCAATTACGGGCGCCTGCCTCAAGAACGTGTCCGCCATCTCCTCATGCAGCTCTGCGACTCGCTCCATGAAGCCCATGCCCACGGTTTGATCCATCGAGATATCAAGCCCGCGAATATCTATATCTGTCAGCAAGGGCTGAAACTCGACTTCGTAAAAGTCCTAGACTTTGGTCTTGCGATTGAGGAGCAAGACTTTCAGTCCGGAGACCGTTTGACGGTGAAGGGGAAGATCACCGGGTCTCCTACCACAATGGCTCCAGAACAAGCGTTTGGAGAGTCGGTGGACGCTCGAGCCGATATCTACGCAATCGGTTGTGTGGCATTCTATGCGCTTACGGGTCGCCACGTTTTCCGGGCGGCGTCGCCTCGGGAAATGCTGATGAAGCACGTCAAGTCCCTGCCAGAACTTCCAAGTACCATGGCCGAGATCACCCCGGAGTTTGAGGCGTTGATCTTAAAGTGTCTGGCCAAAGAGCGCGCCGATCGGCCACAGAGTGCAAGTGAACTTCACGATGCCCTTGAGGCCTTGGTACTGCCAGGGACTTGGACGCAAAGCAGCGCAAGAGCCTGGTATAAAGAGAACAAGATCAAGATCGTCGAAGACGCGAGCTGA
- a CDS encoding FHA domain-containing protein, giving the protein MAKFTLEFETDRGPLRQEYTSSSVSIGRDPSSDIHLDHPTVSRQHALIIEHPQGYTLVVLSQNGLTAINGQQVTNQAELSNGVTLNFGQVTAIFSSAHVAATAPVARIPHTEVATQPTIQHEARTEAIPVVPGQSFGAPGGFGQGTGNFAQPSFGAPQQPAQSFGQGAMGGTGNFAQPAFGQGTGNFAQPNAGAQGFGVPTPAAGPPPEKTGQPQTGHGIISWDQIAAQADSAKESKEETNYEKLQNASKKGQGETNPIVLIVGAIGLIGMGYFLFFYDDSPASFQANTGGGGEQERVIYEPLDFDCPTPKDCLDKAENRYAVGAENLRRKEVDVSNLFMAYLNLDMADRFYEAAESKEPADLDAKREEAAIELDDKERDLKVRFHQAQQKSQHEEMYKVLVEAKAFFPDKRSRTNKWAVSKETMMKVNGIMPKPKKR; this is encoded by the coding sequence TCCTCGAGCGTAAGTATCGGACGAGATCCCTCTTCGGATATCCATTTGGATCATCCCACGGTATCGCGTCAACATGCCTTGATCATCGAGCATCCGCAGGGCTACACACTGGTTGTGCTGAGTCAAAACGGGCTAACTGCTATCAACGGCCAGCAGGTGACCAATCAGGCGGAACTCTCGAATGGTGTGACGCTTAATTTCGGTCAGGTCACGGCAATCTTTAGCTCCGCGCATGTGGCTGCCACTGCACCCGTTGCCAGAATTCCGCACACCGAAGTCGCGACACAGCCGACGATTCAGCACGAGGCTCGCACCGAGGCGATTCCTGTGGTTCCCGGCCAATCTTTTGGCGCACCCGGTGGTTTTGGTCAGGGCACCGGTAATTTTGCGCAACCTTCATTCGGGGCGCCTCAGCAACCGGCGCAGAGTTTTGGTCAAGGAGCAATGGGCGGTACTGGAAACTTTGCCCAGCCGGCATTTGGCCAGGGAACTGGCAATTTTGCGCAGCCCAACGCTGGTGCTCAAGGGTTCGGTGTGCCAACCCCTGCAGCCGGTCCTCCCCCAGAAAAGACGGGGCAACCCCAGACCGGACACGGCATCATCTCCTGGGATCAGATTGCGGCGCAGGCTGATAGTGCGAAGGAGTCCAAAGAGGAGACCAACTACGAAAAGCTCCAGAATGCGTCGAAGAAGGGGCAGGGGGAGACCAATCCCATCGTTCTAATAGTCGGTGCAATCGGCTTGATTGGCATGGGCTACTTTCTTTTCTTTTACGACGATAGCCCGGCTAGTTTCCAGGCGAACACGGGCGGAGGTGGCGAACAAGAGCGCGTGATCTACGAGCCTTTGGATTTCGACTGCCCAACGCCAAAAGACTGTCTTGATAAGGCAGAGAATCGTTATGCGGTTGGGGCAGAAAACCTTCGACGAAAAGAAGTCGACGTCTCGAACCTCTTCATGGCCTATCTAAACCTAGATATGGCGGACCGCTTCTATGAGGCTGCCGAGTCCAAGGAGCCTGCGGATCTGGATGCGAAACGAGAGGAAGCCGCGATTGAGCTCGACGATAAAGAGCGCGACCTAAAGGTGAGATTCCATCAGGCGCAACAGAAGAGCCAACACGAGGAGATGTACAAGGTTTTGGTGGAGGCCAAAGCGTTCTTCCCGGACAAGCGCTCACGTACAAATAAGTGGGCCGTCAGCAAAGAGACGATGATGAAAGTCAACGGCATCATGCCCAAACCTAAGAAAAGATAA